DNA from Hwangdonia lutea:
TCTTACTACAGGATAAATTGATAGCACAAGGCGCAAATTTTAATGAAGGCATTATGTATTTGGAAAAAATCAGTCATGACAAAAACCTAATTACTGGCCAAAATCCTTGGTCAGTTTGGGCATTGGCCGAAGCTATGGTTAAACAATTGGGATATAATCCCAAACCAAGAACAATAACCGCTGAAGAAAACGCTGTAAAAGTCTTGTACGCTTACGAGACTAAAGGTAAAGAAAATTCTAAGGCGTTAATTGAACAGTTTGTTCAAGAACATAAACCATATGCTTCTAGAGCATTACTCATAAATCATTGTGCTGTATCGTTGATACAAGGAGATTTGAAAAAATTTTATGACCTTGTTGGTCTAGCTTCTTATGTAAAGGAATTGGAACTCAATAAATAGAAAACAACAAGCAGTATGGCAACACAATCAAGAAGAAACAGTTGAATACCAAATTCGAATAATTTTGATTTTGCTAATTATCTCATCAAGATTTTAGAGTAGTTTTTCCTGTTCTAAAGTTTCTTTCAGTTCTTCATGTTTATTCCAAAATTGCCGTTCTATTTTCGCAATAGTTTCCTCGTATTTTGGATGATTTTGCAATTGTTTCATAAGAGGGTCTTCCTCCATAAATAAAATTACCCAATATTGAAAATCATCTTGCAAACTAAATTCATTGTAAGCTTCTATGGCTTTATCTGGCAAATTTTCATAAAGATAGAGCATAGCTAACATCGCTTCTTTATAAATTGAATCATCTTTTTCCAGATGGTCTTTGTATTTATTCAAGTATTGCTCGGCTTTCTTAGAAAACCCCATTTTTTTATAGGTGTATGCAATTTTTATATTTTCTGCAGGATACAGGTCAATTTTATTGGTAGCCAATATGTTAATATATTTTTCATAATAAAATAATGCTTTATTATACTCTTCTTGAAAATAGTACATCTTCGCTAATTCTTGGGTGATATCGGCACGTGTTGTGTCTTTTTTCCACTCTAGTAGCATTTTACTTGTTAAGGCTTTTAAATCCTTATTATTGGCATAATCTATAAAGTTTTTTAAATAATTAGAATGTGGATTACTGGGATTATATTTTAATGATTCTTCAATGTATTGTGAGGCTTCTTTCGCAAAACCGTTTTGTACTAAAGCATTGCTCAAGTGCAGATAGATATAGCTCTGAGATATAGAGTCATTAGCTGCTACATTCAGTTTAATACCTTTTAATGCATAAGTGAGATATTTGTGTGTATCTGGAACCACTCGAGCATATAAATCTGATAAAATTAACACTACAGAAGAAGCATTGGGATTGTAATCTAGCGCTTTTTCCAAATAAGGTATGGCTAACCTGAACTCGTTTGCATTTATATAATAAAGTGCCTTTGCAATCAGTGGTAATTCGGAAGTAGAATCATACAACAAGGAGTTGTCTGAATATTCATTTAACTTGTCTAAATATTTTTTGTCAATTTTATTCAAATCTAAATAATAGTAACAAATAGCAATCTGAGCATAAGCGTTTGCGTATTTTGGGTCATGTTTTATAGCTTTTTCAAAATTTAAGATAGCTTTATGTAATCCTTCCTCACTTTGTTCATTTTGATTTTCGAGTCCTTTTAAATAAAAATCATAAGCCAAGATATTTTCAGTTGGTTTTTTTTCAATAAGCGCCAGTTCTTTTGGAGTTACATTGGCCTCTATGGCATGGGCAATCTTTTTTGCGATGGTATTTTGAAGCTCAAAAACATTATCGAGTTGATATATGTATTGTTCTGACCAAATAGGACTATCTGCATTGGCATCTATCAATTGAATACTTATAAGCACTTCATTGCCAATTTTTTGCCCACTGCCTTCAATCAAATAGTTCACTTGTAATTCTTCGGCAATTTCTGAAACGGTTTTAGGGTTGTTTCTATATTTTTCTGTGGAAGTCCTACTGATTACCCGTAAATCTTTAATTTTTTGAAGATTGTTAAGTGAAGATTCCATAACTCCATTTATAAAATATAAATTAGAATTGTCTTCACTTAGATTTTTGAACGGTAAAAAAGCAACCGACTTTTCTTTATTTGCTTTAGATTCTGTGGAAGCAAATTGGTCCTTAAAAAAATAAACAATGGCAACGATTGCTATGGACGAAATTGCAATAATATATCTATTAACGTTTTTGCTTTTTGTAACTGGCTTTTTCGTTTCTTCATCATTTTTTTGTTCTGTATGCCATTCTTCTTCTTTTTTGGCTTTTGTTTCACCAGGCGGATAGCCATAATATTCGCGATAACATTTTGTAAAATAAGACGGATTGCTAAAACCAACTTCAAATGCAATTTCCGAGGCGGTATGCTCCGTTTCCAGCAATAACTCGGCAGCTTTCTGTAAACGTATTTCCCGGATAAACTGACTGGCCGATAAATTGGTTTGCTTTTTTATTTTTCTGAGCAAACTGGAACGGCTCATATGCAGTTCGCTTGCCAATTCAGAAACACCAAATTGCTCGTTAGAAATATGATCTAAAACTAGGGATTTAGCTTCTGACAAAAATGAATTTGATGTATAATTTGAAGTCATTTTGTTGTTAACTAAAACGAAGATAAGTAAAATTTAATAACGGACTTTATCTATGCACATTTTGTTGCAATTTGATTAAATGCGTCATAATTTATAGTCTTGCGTCATAATTTATAATCCTGCGCTAAACTTCATAACTCTTGATTCATAACTGTTTAATGCTGCATCAAGGTTCGTTGCATCTTTGTACCATCAAATCGAAACAATAATTCATAAAATTTAAAAATCATGAAAAACGCAATGAAAATTCAAGTAAGATGTTTGGCCATTATATGTGTAATGGTAATATCGTTAACATCATGTTTAGAAAAAAGTAAAAACAAAAAAACAACAGCCATTTCAAAAAAGGAAATAGCAAAACCTAGTATAGACATTCATACTGCTGTATTAACCGGAAATTTAAAAGCAGTGAAGCAGCATATTGAAGCTGGGACTGATATTAATCAAAAAGAAGCCATGTCTGGTTCTACACCTTTAATGTCAGCAGCCACATTTAATAAACCTGAAATTGCAAAGGTACTTATCAATGCAAATGCAGATTTGTCTGTAAAAAATAATGATGGCGGAACAGCTTTGCACACCGCAGCCTTTTTTGGACGTATCGAAATTGTACAATTACTCATTGATGCAAAAGCAGACAAAAACATTCGCAATAATTATGGTGCTACAGCAAGGGAAACCGTAATGGTAGATTACGCTCAGATGAAACCTATCTATGAAATGCTGATACAGCAATTACAACCAATGGGTTTTACATTAGACCTTAATGAATTACAAAAAGCACGCCCTGTTGTAGCGATGATGTTACAATAAACACAATAAAAGATGACAACGGAAAGAAGATACGATATTGATTGGCTAAGAGTCATTGCTATAGGTTTATTACTGATTTATCATATAGCTATTATATTCCAACCTTGGGCCATGTTTATAGGTTTTATAAGAAGTGAAGACGCTTTAGAAGGACTCTGGAAACCTATGACGATGCTTAATATTTGGCGCATACCGTTACTGTTTTTTGTATCGGGAATGGGTTTATATTTTGCAATGAAAAAAAGAAATTGGAAGCAATTATTAATAGAGCGAAGTAAACGAATTCTCTTGCCCTTTGTTTTCGGAATTTTGGCCATCAGTCCATTACATTTTTTAGTTTTTCAGAAGTACTATAATATGCCATTGAGTTATTTTCCGCATATGGGACATTTATGGTTTTTAGGAAATATTTTTGTCTATGTATTGTTGTTGTCACCTGTGTTTTACTATTTAAAGCATAATGAAAACGGGAAATTTAAGAAAGTCATTTCAAAAGTGATGAGTTATGCCATAGGACCATTATCTATATCAGCATTTTTTATGATAGAAATAGGTGTTATAAAACCACAGCTATTTGAACTGTACGCTAAAACGTGGCATGGATTTTTTATCGGATTTTTAGCTTTCTTTTTTGGTTTTCTTTTTGTGTATAGTGGTAAAGCATTCTGGCAAACCGTTTCAAAATGGAAATGGTTGTATGTCGGTTTAGCGACTGTATTATTTGCTGTTCGATTCACAGGATATGAAGCCATATCAAATATGTATATCACTACTATAGAATCTATTGCTTGGATATTGGGTTTATTCGGAATAGGGTATAGGTACCTTAATAAACCAAGTGCCTTATTAAGCTATTTAAGTCAAGCTGTTTATCCAGTTTATATTATTCACATGTTTGTGTTATATGCTGGTGCATCATTGATTTTGCCTTTAGACCTTCATCCTATGCTCAAGTTTATAGGAATTACAGCATTTACATTTTTATTCTGTTTTCTTATTTATGAGTTCATCCTGAAAAGAATTACAATCTTAAGACCATTTTTTGGCCTTAAATGGACATTTAAAAGCGTAACACAGAAAAAATTAAAAAATATTTAAAGTGCCATCCAACACGTTGTTTTTTCAATTCAATAAACCATTAAGTCATGATAAAATTATTTAGAAAAAATAGATTAAGAATGATTACCAAAAATAAGATTGGGAAATATATAGCCTACGCAACCGGAGAAATTATTTTGGTGATAGTTGGAATCCTTATTGCGTTGGCCATTAACGAACACTCAAATAACGAGAAGAAATTAGAGTTACGTAATTCATACATTATACAGTTACATGATGAAGCAGATCGCAACCTTAAAAAGTTAACCCTTCTAGATGATGAGGCAATGCACATGCTCAAAGAGTTAGATACCGTATTCAAAATTTTATTGTATAAAGATTATGATAACCCGAGATTATCGACAAAATCATTCTATTTAATTATGTCTAAAAAGTTTTATCCAGTTATGATAACCTATGAAAATTTAAAATTTTCAGGTGATTTAAAATTATTTGACGATTTAAACTTACGTAATGCTATCTCTGAAACCTACGAAACATTTAACCCTATAGAAAAACTAGAATCTTCAGAACAAAAAGCCATTGAAGCCTATTATGAAAATTTTTTGATGCGAAACGTAAAATTTAAGGATATGGGCATTTCTTCAGACACTTACGGAAAAGACATTTATTTTGAAAATATGGTGTTAACGAGAATGACTACGATTGCACAAAATCGAGAGGCTTACAGTAATGCTATTGAATCATTAAAAAGCCTAAAAAATACTTATGCTGAATTACAAAACACAAATTAAAAATGAAAAACAATAAGAACAATTCCAATTTAAAACCATCAAAAAAGAAATCGCATCCTTTTTGGAGTTTTTTCTGGCTTACTTTTCTAGTCATTTCGCTTTGGTATGCTTGGTACTCATTTTATGCTCCTTCAAATAACATTGCTTGGATAAATGACATTGAATCTGCTCAAAAGCTTGCCAACAATTCTGACAAAAACATTATGATATTTTTTACAGGAAAATGGTGCTCTCCTTGTAAAATTATGAAGCGTCAAGTTTTTGCTGATACCAAAGTTATGAAAGCTATCAATTCGAATATTGTACCAATAGAAATTGATATTGATGATCCAAATAATAAAGAACTCGTAAAGCACTTTAATATTGGTGCTACACCCACAACAATCTTCATTAATCCTGAAGGAAAGGTGATGGATTATGCGGTTGGTAAAGTAGATAAATCCAACTTTTTACAAATGCTTCATAAAATTAGTGCACAAGAAATTGATAACAGCAGAAAGCGTTCTGATGCCACTCAAATGAGAAAAAGACAATTAGAACAAGAAATTATTGGTAAAGTGAAATTTTTAGATGAGCCAGAAAATTTCAGTACACTTTCAAATAGCATGATTAATTACAATATTCCAGGACTATCATTAGCTGTAATTAATAATGGTAAAATAGAATGGTCTCATACATACACTAACCCAAACTTTCCAGATCAAAAGCTGAATGATACTACAATTTTTCAAGCGGCATCGCTTTCTAAACCTGTAACGTTTTTGGCGGCATTACGTATGCATACCGCTGTAACTATCGATTTGGATAAGAACATTGAAAATTATTTAAAAAGTTTTAACCTG
Protein-coding regions in this window:
- a CDS encoding ankyrin repeat domain-containing protein, yielding MKNAMKIQVRCLAIICVMVISLTSCLEKSKNKKTTAISKKEIAKPSIDIHTAVLTGNLKAVKQHIEAGTDINQKEAMSGSTPLMSAATFNKPEIAKVLINANADLSVKNNDGGTALHTAAFFGRIEIVQLLIDAKADKNIRNNYGATARETVMVDYAQMKPIYEMLIQQLQPMGFTLDLNELQKARPVVAMMLQ
- a CDS encoding helix-turn-helix domain-containing protein, which produces MTSNYTSNSFLSEAKSLVLDHISNEQFGVSELASELHMSRSSLLRKIKKQTNLSASQFIREIRLQKAAELLLETEHTASEIAFEVGFSNPSYFTKCYREYYGYPPGETKAKKEEEWHTEQKNDEETKKPVTKSKNVNRYIIAISSIAIVAIVYFFKDQFASTESKANKEKSVAFLPFKNLSEDNSNLYFINGVMESSLNNLQKIKDLRVISRTSTEKYRNNPKTVSEIAEELQVNYLIEGSGQKIGNEVLISIQLIDANADSPIWSEQYIYQLDNVFELQNTIAKKIAHAIEANVTPKELALIEKKPTENILAYDFYLKGLENQNEQSEEGLHKAILNFEKAIKHDPKYANAYAQIAICYYYLDLNKIDKKYLDKLNEYSDNSLLYDSTSELPLIAKALYYINANEFRLAIPYLEKALDYNPNASSVVLILSDLYARVVPDTHKYLTYALKGIKLNVAANDSISQSYIYLHLSNALVQNGFAKEASQYIEESLKYNPSNPHSNYLKNFIDYANNKDLKALTSKMLLEWKKDTTRADITQELAKMYYFQEEYNKALFYYEKYINILATNKIDLYPAENIKIAYTYKKMGFSKKAEQYLNKYKDHLEKDDSIYKEAMLAMLYLYENLPDKAIEAYNEFSLQDDFQYWVILFMEEDPLMKQLQNHPKYEETIAKIERQFWNKHEELKETLEQEKLL
- a CDS encoding acyltransferase family protein, whose translation is MTTERRYDIDWLRVIAIGLLLIYHIAIIFQPWAMFIGFIRSEDALEGLWKPMTMLNIWRIPLLFFVSGMGLYFAMKKRNWKQLLIERSKRILLPFVFGILAISPLHFLVFQKYYNMPLSYFPHMGHLWFLGNIFVYVLLLSPVFYYLKHNENGKFKKVISKVMSYAIGPLSISAFFMIEIGVIKPQLFELYAKTWHGFFIGFLAFFFGFLFVYSGKAFWQTVSKWKWLYVGLATVLFAVRFTGYEAISNMYITTIESIAWILGLFGIGYRYLNKPSALLSYLSQAVYPVYIIHMFVLYAGASLILPLDLHPMLKFIGITAFTFLFCFLIYEFILKRITILRPFFGLKWTFKSVTQKKLKNI